Proteins from a genomic interval of Diospyros lotus cultivar Yz01 chromosome 6, ASM1463336v1, whole genome shotgun sequence:
- the LOC127803451 gene encoding calmodulin-binding transcription activator 3 isoform X2, whose product MAESRRYPLGAQLDIEQILLEAQHRWLRPAEICEILRNYKNFNIAPEPPHMPQSGSLFLFDRKVLRYFRKDGHNWRKKKDGKTVKEAHERLKAGSVDVLHCYYAHGEENESFQRRSYWLLEEEQSNIVLVHYREVKGNRANFNRVKDVEAAIPNSQESEEFVPYSEVDSSISSKFNPYNYQLTSPNTDTTSLNSTQASEYEDAESAYNHQASSGFHSFLDKQPRVMEKMDNGLPVPYYPVHYSNDYQGKLDGIPGVDFVPHSQGNMDKNGGSAALTYDPQNIQSWKDILESSSAGTQSVPFQASFSSNHSDRMSFGLAQGNELLGQILTDGIGKKQDLGIYPQRQDQWQNSEGGYPYISKWPMDQKLPDSAYRLTTGINGEGTNPVDLLNAGGPSNSYPAEQNNYNAQKDSRIQLAYPGVSDLKSEESNLTEERKADNPPLKQPLLDGLLREGLKKLDSFDRWMSKELGDVNESHIQSSSGTYWEAVETEDGGDDSSIAPQLDTYMLGPSLSQDQLFSIIDFSPNWAYAGSEIKVLITGKFLKSQKEVEECQWSCMFGEVEIPAEVIADGVLRCHTPLHKAGRIPFYVTCSNRLACSEVREFEYRVDNNQDVDVPDIYTNEIILRMRFGKLLSLESANGPSSVPSTPGEESHLSRKISSLLKEDNGWEDMLKLTSEDFFSVEEVKEQLLEKLLKEKLHMWLLQKIAEGGKGPNVLDEEGQGVLHFAAALGYHWAIPPTLAAGVNVNFRDVNGWTALHWAAFCGRERTVAFLISQGAAAGALADPTPIYLSGQTPADLASSKGHKGIAGFLAESALSSHLWSLELKDGSEVGAGESSGLKAVLTVSERTATPVSDGDSMKDSLAAVCNAIQAADRIHQVFRVQSFQRKQIKEYGDEKFGLSEERALSLVALKKSRFGQHEVPAHAAAIRIQNKFRSWKGRKEFLTIREQIVKIQAHVRGHQVRKNYRKIIWSVGILEKIILRWRRKGSGLRGFKKEAPTQGSSIVGTSSKEDDYDFLKEGRKQTEERLQKALARVKSMVQYPEARDQYRRLLNVVTEMQEAKAVDERVLDNTEETAYFDEDLIDIDALLDDDTFMPTAT is encoded by the exons ACATTGAGCAGATACTTTTGGAGGCTCAGCATCGATGGCTACGTCCTGCTGAAATTTGTGAAATTCTtcgaaattacaaaaattttaatattgcTCCAGAGCCTCCACATATGCCCCAAA GTGgttcactttttctttttgatcgGAAGGTGTTGAGATACTTCAGGAAAGATGGCCATaactggaggaagaagaaagatggaaagACAGTGAAGGAGGCACATGAAAGGCTCAAA GCTGGAAGCGTTGATGTGTTGCACTGCTATTATGCTcatggagaagaaaatgaaagttttCAAAGGCGCAGCTATTGGTTGCTTGAAGA GGAACAATCAAATATCGTTCTTGTCCACTACCGTGAAGTAAAG GGAAATAGGGCAAACTTTAACCGTGTTAAAGATGTTGAGGCAGCTATTCCCAATTCCCAAGAAAGTGAAGAATTTGTACCTTATTCTGAGGTGGACAGTTCTATATCTTCTAAATTTAACCCATACAACTACCAACTAACTTCGCCAAACACAGATACAACAAGCCTGAACAGCACTCAGGCCTCAGAATATGAAGATGCTGAGTCAG CATATAATCACCAAGCAAGTTCAGGATTCCACTCTTTCCTTGACAAGCAGCCACGTGTAATGGAAAAGATGGACAATGGACTCCCTGTCCCATATTATCCAGTCCATTACTCAA ATGATTATCAAGGAAAGTTGGATGGTATTCCTGGTGTAGATTTTGTCCCACACTCTCAAGGAAATATGGATAAGAATGGTGGTAGTGCTGCTTTGACATATGATCCCCAAAACATCCAATCATGGAAGGACATATTAGAAAGTAGCAGTGCTGGAACTCAATCTGTCCCATTTCAGGCATCATTTTCCTCTAATCATTCTGATAGAATGAGCTTTGGTTTAGCACAAGGAAATGAGCTTCTGGGGCAAATTTTGACAGATGGAATTGGTAAAAAACAAGACCTTGGGATTTACCCACAACGCCAAGACCAGTGGCAG AATTCTGAAGGTGGTTATCCATACATATCGAAGTGGCCTATGGATCAGAAGTTGCCAGACTCGGCATATCGTCTTACCACTGGGATAAATGGGGAAGGCACTAACCCTGTGGATTTGCTGAACGCTGGGGGGCCCAGCAATTCATATCCTGCTGAGCAGAACAATTATAATGCACAAAAGGACTCCAGGATACAGCTTGCATATCCTGGAGTAAGTGATCTCAAATCAGAAGAAAGCAATCTGACAGAAGAGAGAAAAGCAGACAATCCTCCATTGAAACAGCCTTTGTTAGATGGCTTACTAAGAGAAGGTCTGAAGAAGCTTGATAGCTTTGACCGATGGATGAGCAAGGAATTGGGGGATGTAAATGAATCACATATCCAGTCCAGCTCTGGAACTTACTGGGAGGCTGTTGAAACAGAAGATGGAGGAGATGATTCCAGCATTGCCCCACAATTAGACACCTACATGCTAGGTCCCTCTCTGTCTCAGGACCAGCTCTTCAGCATTATTGACTTCTCACCAAACTGGGCATATGCAGGCTCAGAGATAAAG GTCTTGATTACGGGAAAATTTTTGAAGAGTCAAAAAGAAGTGGAGGAGTGCCAGTGGTCATGCATGTTTGGAGAAGTAGAAATTCCTGCAGAGGTTATAGCAGATGGTGTACTTCGTTGCCATACTCCATTACACAAGGCTGGGAGGATTCCTTTTTACGTGACTTGCTCCAATAGGTTGGCATGCAGTGAAGTGCGAGAATTTGAATACAGAGTTGACAATAATCAAGATGTAGATGTTCCGGATATCTACACTAATGAAATTATTCTTCGTATGAGATTTGGAAAATTGTTGTCTCTAGAATCTGCCAATGGCCCAAGTTCTGTTCCAAGTACTCCAGGCGAGGAGTCCCATTTGAGCAGGAAAATCAGTTCTCTACTAAAAGAGGATAATGGGTGGGAGGATATGTTAAAGCTTACTTCAGAAGATTTTTTCTCTGTGGAGGAAGTCAAGGAGCAGCTGCTTGAAAAGCTACTGAAGGAGAAGCTGCATATGTGGCTCCTTCAGAAGATTGCTGAAGGGGGAAAAGGCCCTAATGTATTGGATGAGGAAGGCCAAGGTGTGTTACATTTTGCAGCAGCACTTGGTTATCATTGGGCTATTCCACCCACGCTAGCTGCAGGTGTAAATGTCAACTTCCGTGATGTGAATGGGTGGACAGCACTCCATTGGGCAGCCTTTTGTGGAAG AGAGCGGACAGTAGCTTTCCTCATTTCGCAAGGTGCAGCTGCTGGAGCATTGGCAGATCCAACTCCCATATATCTTTCTGGCCAAACACCTGCAGATCTAGCTTCCAGCAAAGGGCACAAGGGGATTGCAGGTTTTCTTGCAGAATCTGCCTTGAGCTCTCATCTGTGGTCACTTGAGCTTAAGGATGGTTCTGAGGTTGGAGCTGGAGAAAGCTCTGGGTTAAAAGCTGTACTCACTGTTTCAGAACGGACTGCTACTCCAGTCAGTGATGGGGATTCTATGAAGGACTCATTGGCTGCTGTATGTAATGCTATTCAAGCTGCTGATAGAATTCATCAGGTCTTTAGGGTGCAATCATTCCAACGAAAGCAGATCAAAGAATATGGTGATGAAAAATTTGGATTGTCTGAAGAGCGTGCCCTTTCACTTGTTGCTCTTAAGAAAAGCAGGTTCGGACAACATGAGGTGCCAGCACATGCTGCGGCAATACGGATACAAAATAAATTCCGTAGTTGGAAGGGCAGAAAAGAATTTTTGACAATCCGAGAGCAAATTGTGAAAATTCAG GCCCATGTCAGAGGACACCAGGTGAGGAAGAATTATAGAAAGATAATTTGGtctgttggaattttagagaagATAATTTTGCGGTGGAGAAGAAAAGGGAGTGGTTTGCGTGGATTTAAAAAAGAAGCACCGACTCAAGGGTCTAGCATCGTGGGTACATCCTCTAAGGAGGATGATTATGATTTCTTGAAAGAAGGCAGGAAGCAAACAGAAGAAAGGTTGCAGAAGGCACTTGCAAGGGTCAAGTCCATGGTTCAGTATCCAGAAGCGAGAGATCAATACCGTAGGCTGCTGAATGTTGTCACTGAGATGCAGGAAGCCAAG GCTGTGGATGAGAGGGTTCTAGACAACACAGAAGAGACAGCTTATTTTGACGAAGATCTGATTGATATTGACGCATTGTTGGATGATGATACCTTCATGCCAACAGCAACTTGA
- the LOC127803451 gene encoding calmodulin-binding transcription activator 3 isoform X1, with protein sequence MAESRRYPLGAQLDIEQILLEAQHRWLRPAEICEILRNYKNFNIAPEPPHMPQSGSLFLFDRKVLRYFRKDGHNWRKKKDGKTVKEAHERLKAGSVDVLHCYYAHGEENESFQRRSYWLLEEEQSNIVLVHYREVKGNRANFNRVKDVEAAIPNSQESEEFVPYSEVDSSISSKFNPYNYQLTSPNTDTTSLNSTQASEYEDAESVNFDAAYNHQASSGFHSFLDKQPRVMEKMDNGLPVPYYPVHYSNDYQGKLDGIPGVDFVPHSQGNMDKNGGSAALTYDPQNIQSWKDILESSSAGTQSVPFQASFSSNHSDRMSFGLAQGNELLGQILTDGIGKKQDLGIYPQRQDQWQNSEGGYPYISKWPMDQKLPDSAYRLTTGINGEGTNPVDLLNAGGPSNSYPAEQNNYNAQKDSRIQLAYPGVSDLKSEESNLTEERKADNPPLKQPLLDGLLREGLKKLDSFDRWMSKELGDVNESHIQSSSGTYWEAVETEDGGDDSSIAPQLDTYMLGPSLSQDQLFSIIDFSPNWAYAGSEIKVLITGKFLKSQKEVEECQWSCMFGEVEIPAEVIADGVLRCHTPLHKAGRIPFYVTCSNRLACSEVREFEYRVDNNQDVDVPDIYTNEIILRMRFGKLLSLESANGPSSVPSTPGEESHLSRKISSLLKEDNGWEDMLKLTSEDFFSVEEVKEQLLEKLLKEKLHMWLLQKIAEGGKGPNVLDEEGQGVLHFAAALGYHWAIPPTLAAGVNVNFRDVNGWTALHWAAFCGRERTVAFLISQGAAAGALADPTPIYLSGQTPADLASSKGHKGIAGFLAESALSSHLWSLELKDGSEVGAGESSGLKAVLTVSERTATPVSDGDSMKDSLAAVCNAIQAADRIHQVFRVQSFQRKQIKEYGDEKFGLSEERALSLVALKKSRFGQHEVPAHAAAIRIQNKFRSWKGRKEFLTIREQIVKIQAHVRGHQVRKNYRKIIWSVGILEKIILRWRRKGSGLRGFKKEAPTQGSSIVGTSSKEDDYDFLKEGRKQTEERLQKALARVKSMVQYPEARDQYRRLLNVVTEMQEAKAVDERVLDNTEETAYFDEDLIDIDALLDDDTFMPTAT encoded by the exons ACATTGAGCAGATACTTTTGGAGGCTCAGCATCGATGGCTACGTCCTGCTGAAATTTGTGAAATTCTtcgaaattacaaaaattttaatattgcTCCAGAGCCTCCACATATGCCCCAAA GTGgttcactttttctttttgatcgGAAGGTGTTGAGATACTTCAGGAAAGATGGCCATaactggaggaagaagaaagatggaaagACAGTGAAGGAGGCACATGAAAGGCTCAAA GCTGGAAGCGTTGATGTGTTGCACTGCTATTATGCTcatggagaagaaaatgaaagttttCAAAGGCGCAGCTATTGGTTGCTTGAAGA GGAACAATCAAATATCGTTCTTGTCCACTACCGTGAAGTAAAG GGAAATAGGGCAAACTTTAACCGTGTTAAAGATGTTGAGGCAGCTATTCCCAATTCCCAAGAAAGTGAAGAATTTGTACCTTATTCTGAGGTGGACAGTTCTATATCTTCTAAATTTAACCCATACAACTACCAACTAACTTCGCCAAACACAGATACAACAAGCCTGAACAGCACTCAGGCCTCAGAATATGAAGATGCTGAGTCAG TGAATTTTGATGCAGCATATAATCACCAAGCAAGTTCAGGATTCCACTCTTTCCTTGACAAGCAGCCACGTGTAATGGAAAAGATGGACAATGGACTCCCTGTCCCATATTATCCAGTCCATTACTCAA ATGATTATCAAGGAAAGTTGGATGGTATTCCTGGTGTAGATTTTGTCCCACACTCTCAAGGAAATATGGATAAGAATGGTGGTAGTGCTGCTTTGACATATGATCCCCAAAACATCCAATCATGGAAGGACATATTAGAAAGTAGCAGTGCTGGAACTCAATCTGTCCCATTTCAGGCATCATTTTCCTCTAATCATTCTGATAGAATGAGCTTTGGTTTAGCACAAGGAAATGAGCTTCTGGGGCAAATTTTGACAGATGGAATTGGTAAAAAACAAGACCTTGGGATTTACCCACAACGCCAAGACCAGTGGCAG AATTCTGAAGGTGGTTATCCATACATATCGAAGTGGCCTATGGATCAGAAGTTGCCAGACTCGGCATATCGTCTTACCACTGGGATAAATGGGGAAGGCACTAACCCTGTGGATTTGCTGAACGCTGGGGGGCCCAGCAATTCATATCCTGCTGAGCAGAACAATTATAATGCACAAAAGGACTCCAGGATACAGCTTGCATATCCTGGAGTAAGTGATCTCAAATCAGAAGAAAGCAATCTGACAGAAGAGAGAAAAGCAGACAATCCTCCATTGAAACAGCCTTTGTTAGATGGCTTACTAAGAGAAGGTCTGAAGAAGCTTGATAGCTTTGACCGATGGATGAGCAAGGAATTGGGGGATGTAAATGAATCACATATCCAGTCCAGCTCTGGAACTTACTGGGAGGCTGTTGAAACAGAAGATGGAGGAGATGATTCCAGCATTGCCCCACAATTAGACACCTACATGCTAGGTCCCTCTCTGTCTCAGGACCAGCTCTTCAGCATTATTGACTTCTCACCAAACTGGGCATATGCAGGCTCAGAGATAAAG GTCTTGATTACGGGAAAATTTTTGAAGAGTCAAAAAGAAGTGGAGGAGTGCCAGTGGTCATGCATGTTTGGAGAAGTAGAAATTCCTGCAGAGGTTATAGCAGATGGTGTACTTCGTTGCCATACTCCATTACACAAGGCTGGGAGGATTCCTTTTTACGTGACTTGCTCCAATAGGTTGGCATGCAGTGAAGTGCGAGAATTTGAATACAGAGTTGACAATAATCAAGATGTAGATGTTCCGGATATCTACACTAATGAAATTATTCTTCGTATGAGATTTGGAAAATTGTTGTCTCTAGAATCTGCCAATGGCCCAAGTTCTGTTCCAAGTACTCCAGGCGAGGAGTCCCATTTGAGCAGGAAAATCAGTTCTCTACTAAAAGAGGATAATGGGTGGGAGGATATGTTAAAGCTTACTTCAGAAGATTTTTTCTCTGTGGAGGAAGTCAAGGAGCAGCTGCTTGAAAAGCTACTGAAGGAGAAGCTGCATATGTGGCTCCTTCAGAAGATTGCTGAAGGGGGAAAAGGCCCTAATGTATTGGATGAGGAAGGCCAAGGTGTGTTACATTTTGCAGCAGCACTTGGTTATCATTGGGCTATTCCACCCACGCTAGCTGCAGGTGTAAATGTCAACTTCCGTGATGTGAATGGGTGGACAGCACTCCATTGGGCAGCCTTTTGTGGAAG AGAGCGGACAGTAGCTTTCCTCATTTCGCAAGGTGCAGCTGCTGGAGCATTGGCAGATCCAACTCCCATATATCTTTCTGGCCAAACACCTGCAGATCTAGCTTCCAGCAAAGGGCACAAGGGGATTGCAGGTTTTCTTGCAGAATCTGCCTTGAGCTCTCATCTGTGGTCACTTGAGCTTAAGGATGGTTCTGAGGTTGGAGCTGGAGAAAGCTCTGGGTTAAAAGCTGTACTCACTGTTTCAGAACGGACTGCTACTCCAGTCAGTGATGGGGATTCTATGAAGGACTCATTGGCTGCTGTATGTAATGCTATTCAAGCTGCTGATAGAATTCATCAGGTCTTTAGGGTGCAATCATTCCAACGAAAGCAGATCAAAGAATATGGTGATGAAAAATTTGGATTGTCTGAAGAGCGTGCCCTTTCACTTGTTGCTCTTAAGAAAAGCAGGTTCGGACAACATGAGGTGCCAGCACATGCTGCGGCAATACGGATACAAAATAAATTCCGTAGTTGGAAGGGCAGAAAAGAATTTTTGACAATCCGAGAGCAAATTGTGAAAATTCAG GCCCATGTCAGAGGACACCAGGTGAGGAAGAATTATAGAAAGATAATTTGGtctgttggaattttagagaagATAATTTTGCGGTGGAGAAGAAAAGGGAGTGGTTTGCGTGGATTTAAAAAAGAAGCACCGACTCAAGGGTCTAGCATCGTGGGTACATCCTCTAAGGAGGATGATTATGATTTCTTGAAAGAAGGCAGGAAGCAAACAGAAGAAAGGTTGCAGAAGGCACTTGCAAGGGTCAAGTCCATGGTTCAGTATCCAGAAGCGAGAGATCAATACCGTAGGCTGCTGAATGTTGTCACTGAGATGCAGGAAGCCAAG GCTGTGGATGAGAGGGTTCTAGACAACACAGAAGAGACAGCTTATTTTGACGAAGATCTGATTGATATTGACGCATTGTTGGATGATGATACCTTCATGCCAACAGCAACTTGA
- the LOC127803452 gene encoding uncharacterized protein LOC127803452 has product MFTSEEWMTSKWVKEAGAKKVVEVILMPSLWNNVVFALKVAGPLVRVLRLVDGEKKPAMGYIYEAMDRAKEAIANSFNGDEKKYAPIFQIIDNRWDVQLHRPLHAAGWYLNPEYFYKAERIDPEIMTGLYECIRKLNPDIKVQDQIDAELSMYNNADRFFGNYMAIRKRAEKSPAEWWASYGMSTPTLQKFAIKILSLTCSSSGCERNWSVFENLHTKRRNRLDQLRLNDLVFVKYNRALRRRYQMRDTIDPIILTDIDESNEWLTGKLDEENDKDDETVFPDDIGDGLTWSNVAAAAGVGEPSYQFRTKQTRSQLGSTSVSTSKRRVTQEIEEEESEAGTEDDEDLEEGEELRDEEEDEGVIEGDDEDIDLDVDDLLDDD; this is encoded by the exons ATGTTTACCTCCGAGGagtggatgacaagcaagtgggtaaaagaagcaggggctaaaaaggttgtagaagtgattttgatgccttcactttggaacaatgttgtatttgctttaaaggtggctggtccattggtgcgtgtattgcgcttagtggatggtgagaagaagcctgctatgggatacatatatgaggccatggatagggccaaagaagcgattgctaactcttttaatggggatgaaaagaagtatgcacCCATTTTTCAGATTATTGATAATCGATGGGATGTTCAGCTTCATCGCCCCTTGCACGCAGCTGGTTGGTACTTGAACCCAGAATATTTCTACAAGGCTGAACGTATAGATCCAGAGATCATGACTGgcttatatgaatgcattagaaagttaaatccaGATATAAAGGTTCAAGACCAAATTGATGCTGAGCTTTCGATGTATAACAATGCAGATAGGTTCTTTGGAAACTATATGGCTATTAGAAAGAGAGCTGAGAAATCACCag ctgaatggtgggcttcatatggaatgtcaacacccacgttgcaaaaatttgcaattaaaattcttagcttgacttgtagttcatctgggtgtgaacgtaattggagtgtgtttgaaaat cttcatactaaacggagaaacaggcttgatcaacttcgtttaaacgacttggtgtttgtgaaatacaatagagcattgaggcgtcgatatcaaatgcgtgataccattgaccctatcatattgaccgacattgatgaaagcaatgaatggttgactggaaaacttgatgaggagaatgataaagatgatgaaactgtttttcCAGATGACATTGGGGATGGGTTGACATGGAGTAATGTTGCTGCGGCTGCAGGAGTTGGAGAGCCTAGTTATCAATTTAGAactaaacaaactcgatcacaattgGGATCAACTTCGGTTTCGACTTCAAAGCGGCGAGTAactcaagagattgaagaggaggaaagtgaggcagggaccgaagatgatgaagacttggaagagggagaagaattgagagatgaagaagaagatgaaggggtgattgaaggggatgatgaagatattgaccttgatgttgatgatctccttgatgatgattga